CTTTATCAGAGTGCATACTTTTAACTGCATCCTTAATATCGTGTCTTCCGTAACAGTAGATTAACTTCTCAATCTGATCTTTAGTAATCTTCGAGGACACTAGCAGCAACCAAATCTCATCTGTATCCTGGTTTGCTTTTCCTTTATCCTTGAACTTGTTCACAAAGATGTGTTTAATCCCATCATCGTCTTCCACTAACCATCCATAAGATGTTTTGGTGATGGCAATTTTATTGCCTTTTTTTTCCTGCATGCATAAACTTTTGTCAT
This is a stretch of genomic DNA from Phoenix dactylifera cultivar Barhee BC4 chromosome 9, palm_55x_up_171113_PBpolish2nd_filt_p, whole genome shotgun sequence. It encodes these proteins:
- the LOC113461230 gene encoding uncharacterized protein LOC113461230 gives rise to the protein MDLFPESKEKKGNKIAITKTSYGWLVEDDDGIKHIFVNKFKDKGKANQDTDEIWLLLVSSKITKDQIEKLIYCYGRHDIKDAVKSMHSDKAPSPNGFQPLCFMEFWPKIKNEMISY